A portion of the Naumovozyma castellii chromosome 2, complete genome genome contains these proteins:
- the HSP42 gene encoding heat shock protein HSP42 (ancestral locus Anc_8.369) — MSFYQPSLSLYDVLNALSNQAQAQPPQGQRDPRREGGDPFGRAPPRHHHSHHHPHHPHAHHPPPQGHPHPFDPFGAGPHGVPPTHPFAAAFAPPQGPPPIPFARGGHPFFRRPQAYYYNPQYDYEDEDEDEDEDDKMKQDEEDEENEDDYSEKPSYYHLDNRRQQPGMTSGNPLADLLNSLMGAGPNEPEYEEPSAKEDEEKEPKDQSMDQDFEQVETPKESSTAEKPAGEDKKESVTSEEEEEEEEEEEEKEDVPPLQAPTAKKESRPKLKRNSSSFAHLNAPSPIPDPLQISKPETRLDLPFSPEVNVYDLPDHYVAIFALPGANSRAFKIDYHPSSHEVLVKGNVEDRFGINEKYLKITELKYGAFERTIKFPVLPRIKDEEIKATYTNGLLQIKVPKIMDGSEKPAPKKRIIIEDVPDEELEFEEDPNHVEVN, encoded by the coding sequence ATGAGTTTCTACCAACCATCATTATCTCTCTACGACGTGTTAAACGCATTGTCCAACCAAGCTCAAGCTCAACCACCACAGGGTCAACGGGACCCAAGAAGGGAAGGAGGTGACCCATTTGGTCGTGCCCCACCACGCCATCATCATTCACATCACCATCCACATCATCCTCATGCACACCATCCTCCACCACAGGGACATCCACATCCATTCGACCCCTTCGGTGCAGGCCCTCATGGCGTTCCACCAACTCACCCCTTCGCTGCCGCATTTGCTCCTCCACAGGGTCCACCACCAATCCCATTTGCAAGAGGAGGTCATCCATTTTTTAGAAGACCACAAgcatattattataatcCACAATATGATtacgaagatgaagatgaagatgaggacGAAGATGACAAGATGAAgcaagatgaagaagatgaggaaaACGAGGATGATTATTCAGAAAAACCTTCTTATTACCATCTAGATAATAGGAGACAACAACCGGGAATGACAAGCGGCAACCCATTGGCTGATTTGTTGAACTCATTGATGGGTGCTGGTCCAAACGAACCAGAATACGAAGAACCTTCTGcaaaggaagatgaagagaaagaacCAAAGGATCAATCCATGGATCAAGATTTCGAACAAGTGGAAACTCCTAAGGAATCTTCCACTGCTGAGAAACCGGCCGGAGAAGATAAGAAGGAAAGTGTCActtcagaagaagaagaagaagaagaagaagaagaagaagagaaagaggATGTACCACCTTTGCAAGCTCCAACAGCAAAGAAGGAAAGCAGACCCAAGTTAAAGagaaattcttcttcttttgcCCATTTGAATGCCCCATCACCAATACCTGATCCATTACAAATTTCTAAACCAGAAACTAGATTAGATTTGCCATTTTCACCAGAAGTTAACGTTTACGATCTTCCCGATCATTACGTGGCTATATTCGCACTACCTGGTGCTAATTCAAGAGCATTCAAGATCGATTATCACCCATCTTCCCATGAAGTCTTAGTGAAGGGTAATGTGGAAGAtagatttggaattaatgaaaaatatttgaagataacCGAATTGAAATATGGGGCTTTTGAGAGAACAATTAAATTCCCAGTTCTCCCACGTATTAAGGACGAAGAAATCAAGGCAACCTACACAAACGGGTTGTTGCAAATCAAAGTTCCAAAGATTATGGATGGGTCTGAAAAACCTGctccaaagaagagaatcattattgaagatgttcctgatgaagaactagagtttgaagaagatccaAATCACGTTGAAGTTAATTGA
- the SUP35 gene encoding translation termination factor GTPase eRF3 (ancestral locus Anc_8.370) has translation MSNPYQGNGQQQGNDQQQGNANQNYQQYYQNQQANGYQGYQSFVPQQGGYQGYNQQQQQPQQGYQSYQGYNQQQQPQQGYQSYQGYNQQQQPQQGGYQSYNQYQDGARGGYNQNQQGYNSYQQAPQQAQGMSLKDFQSSQQAPATQKPKVKKTLKLVSSSGIKLANATKKVEAEKKPEAKKEVETPAVKETKEANNKTELPNVADLKISEDKDKASAPTSAGTTTETSAPTSADALIKEQEDEVDEEVVNDMFGGKDHVSIIFMGHVDAGKSTMGGNLLYLTGSVDKRTIEKYEREAKDAGRQGWYLSWVMDTNKEERNDGKTIEVGKAYFETEKRRYTILDAPGHKMYVSEMIGGASQADVGILVISARKGEYETGFEKGGQTREHALLAKTQGVNKMIVTINKMDDPTVDWSEERYNQCVDNLTNFLKAIGYSKQDLVFMPVSGYSGANLRDRVDPKICPWYTGPSLLEYLDGMTHVDRHVNAPFMLPIASKMKDMGTIVEGKIESGHIKKGQSTLMMPNKVTVEIQNIYNETEAEVDMAVCGEQVKLRIKGVEEEDVSAGFVLTSPKNPIKNVTKFVAQIAIVELRSIMSAGYSCVMHVHTAIEEVTITRLLHKLEKGTNRKSKKPPAFAKKGMKVIVVIETEVPVCVETYEDYPQLGRFTLRDQGTTIAIGKIMKIIE, from the coding sequence ATGTCCAATCCATACCAAGGTAATGGCCAACAACAAGGCAATGACCAACAACAGGGAAATGCCAATCAAAATTACCAACAATACTACCAAAACCAACAAGCTAATGGTTACCAAGGCTACCAATCCTTTGTCCCTCAACAAGGTGGCTATCAAGGTTAcaatcaacaacaacaacaacctcaGCAAGGGTACCAATCATACCAAGGTTAcaaccaacaacaacaacctcaACAAGGATACCAATCATACCAAGGTTAcaaccaacaacaacaacctcaACAAGGTGGATACCAATCTTATAACCAATACCAAGATGGTGCTCGTGGTGGATACaatcaaaatcaacaaGGTTACAACAGTTACCAACAGGCTCCACAACAAGCTCAAGGTATGTCATTGAAGGATTTCCAAAGTAGTCAGCAAGCTCCCGCTACTCAAAAGCCAAAGGTGAAGAAgactttgaaattggtGTCTAGTTCTGGTATTAAATTAGCTAATGCTACCAAGAAGGTCGAAGCTGAAAAGAAACCTGAAGCAAAGAAGGAAGTGGAAACTCCAGCTGTGAAGGAAACCAAAGAAGCAAATAACAAGACTGAACTACCAAACGTCGctgatttgaagattaGTGAAGACAAGGATAAGGCTAGTGCTCCAACTTCTGCTGGTACTACAACTGAAACTTCTGCTCCAACCAGTGCTGATGCTTTAATTaaggaacaagaagatgaagtcgatgaagaagttgtTAATGATATGTTCGGTGGTAAAGATCATGTTTCCATTATCTTCATGGGTCATGTCGATGCAGGTAAATCCACCATGGGTGGTAACCTTTTGTACTTGACTGGTTCCGTTGATAAGAGaaccattgaaaaatatgaaagaGAAGCAAAGGATGCTGGGAGACAAGGTTGGTATTTATCATGGGTTATGGATACCAATAAGGAAGAAAGAAACGATGGTAAGACTATCGAAGTCGGTAAGGCTTATTTCGAAACTGAAAAGAGACGTTATACTATCTTGGATGCACCAGGTCATAAAATGTATGTTTCTGAAATGATTGGTGGTGCTTCTCAAGCTGATGTTGGTATCTTAGTTATTTCTGCTAGAAAGGGTGAATACGAAACTGGGTTCGAAAAGGGTGGTCAAACACGTGAACATGCTTTATTAGCTAAGACTCAAGGTGTTAACAAGATGATTGTCACCATTAACAAGATGGACGATCCAACCGTTGACTGGTCTGAAGAACGTTACAATCAATGTGTTGACAACTTGACTAATTTCTTAAAAGCAATTGGTTATAGCAAGCAAGATCTTGTCTTCATGCCAGTCTCTGGTTACAGTGGTGCTAACTTGAGAGATCGCGTTGATCCAAAGATTTGCCCATGGTATACTGGTccatcattattagaatATCTAGATGGCATGACTCATGTCGATCGTCACGTCAATGCCCCATTCATGTTACCAATTGCTTCCAAGATGAAGGATATGGGTACCATCGTTGAAGGTAAGATTGAATCTGGTCATATTAAGAAGGGTCAATCTACACTTATGATGCCTAACAAGGTTACCGtggaaattcaaaatatttataatgaaACTGAAGCTGAAGTTGATATGGCTGTCTGTGGTGAACAAGTTAAATTGAGAATTAAAggtgttgaagaagaagatgtcTCTGCTGGGTTTGTGTTGACTTCTCCAAAGAATCCAATTAAGAATGTGACTAAATTTGTTGCTCAAATCGCCATTGTGGAATTGAGGTCCATTATGTCAGCAGGTTATTCTTGTGTCATGCATGTGCATACTgccattgaagaagttaCCATTACAAGACTTTTACATAAGCTAGAAAAGGGTACCAATCGTAAATCTAAGAAACCACCTGCTTTTGCCAAGAAGGGTATGAAagttattgttgttataGAGACCGAAGTACCAGTTTGTGTTGAAACTTACGAAGATTACCCACAATTAGGTAGATTCACTTTGAGAGATCAAGGTACCACCATTGCAATTGGTAAAATTATGaaaatcattgaatga
- the HMO1 gene encoding Hmo1p (ancestral locus Anc_8.372) codes for MTSDPSVKLKSAKDSLVSSLFELSKSANQTASSIVDFYNAIGDDEEEKIDAFTTLTEALQALTSAATQLHGISSELVNPMDDDKDIPIALHTVTPIKQAAKKKAERDPNAPKKPLTVFFAYSAYVRQELRDERQRNGLPPLSSTEITQEISKKWKELNDTEKEKWKQAYNIELEHYQVEKQKYLEAKKNGTVTILEGPNHAPIPFPQDLQEDQYPSHQHTEKRNREDESTSGEKKKKKKKKDKKKEKKND; via the coding sequence ATGACTAGTGATCCATCTGTCAAGTTAAAGTCCGCTAAGGACTCTCTGGTGTCTTCTCTATTTGAACTTTCCAAATCTGCTAATCAAACTGCTTCATCAATTGTTGATTTCTACAATGCTATTGgcgatgatgaagaagagaagatcGATGCCTTCACCACATTAACAGAGGCTCTTCAAGCATTGACCTCCGCTGCTACTCAATTACATGGGATCAGTTCTGAATTGGTCAACCCAATGGATGACGATAAGGATATTCCAATTGCCTTGCATACTGTCACTCCAATTAAGCAAGCCGCTAAGAAGAAGGCAGAACGTGATCCAAACGCTCCAAAGAAACCTTTGACTGTTTTCTTTGCTTATTCTGCATACGTTCGTCAAGAACTTCGTGATGAAAGACAAAGAAATGGGTTACCACCTTTATCTTCTACTGAAATTACTCaagaaatttccaaaaagtggaaggaattgaatgatactgaaaaggaaaaatggAAGCAAGCTTATAACATAGAATTGGAACATTATCAAGTTGAAAAGCAAAAGTATTTGGAAGCTAAGAAGAATGGTACCGTAACCATTCTTGAAGGTCCAAATCATGCTCCTATTCCATTCCCACAAGATTTACAAGAGGATCAATATCCATCTCATCAACATACTGAAAAGAGAAATCGTGAGGATGAATCCACTTCTGgtgaaaagaagaagaaaaagaagaagaaggataagaagaaggaaaagaagaacgATTGA
- the RSM24 gene encoding mitochondrial 37S ribosomal protein mS35 (ancestral locus Anc_8.373), whose translation MRVFTRLRPISPHRRFLSKISAKEEDPLLYLQPAKWKTLPPKQILQLYRERVARLGHSYKPCQEELDALLTTSDLTETPRKDIERLYNGKDIASRGGMGDNRGGMSAHRYALRPYQFDELPSAALDLVAQHREQRFYNRLAAYELPLLTQYRQEYKRPDPASNPIKFKYTTYVGEEHPHERKVTMWVKTEDLGLNDKELHKFRLLARSRYDHVKDVFKMSSDRFSEASQNAKYLNDVFLRLLDEARDLKVDDFADVPLDTRHTKAKYLRKNKRDYKFPDSWKRPEDAPLKSVDLINELKTSIENESTI comes from the coding sequence ATGAGAGTATTTACAAGGTTACGTCCCATCTCCCCACATCGTCGTTTTTTATCGAAAATTTCAGCAAAGGAGGAGGATCCATTGCTCTATTTACAACCAGCCAAATGGAAAACTCTACCTCCaaaacaaattcttcaattatATAGGGAACGTGTAGCTCGTTTGGGACATTCCTATAAGCCATGTCAGGAGGAGTTAGATGCCCTTCTTACCACTTCTGATTTGACGGAGACTCCGAggaaagatattgaaagattgtATAATGGTAAAGACATCGCATCTAGGGGTGGCATGGGTGATAATCGTGGTGGTATGAGTGCCCATAGGTACGCGTTGAGGCCTTATCAATTCGATGAATTACCATCTGCCGCCTTGGATTTAGTGGCTCAACATCGAGAGCAAAGGTTTTACAATAGATTGGCAGCGTATGAATTGCCATTGTTGACTCAATATAGACAGGAATACAAGAGACCGGATCCAGCATCGAATCcaatcaaatttaaatacaCTACTTACGTCGGTGAAGAACATCCACATGAGAGGAAAGTGACTATGTGGGTTAAGACGGAGGATTTGGGATTGAACGATAAAGAATTACACAAATTTAGACTACTGGCAAGGTCGCGATATGATCACGTTAAGGATGTATTTAAGATGTCATCCGATAGATTTTCTGAAGCTTCTCAAAATGCCAAGTATTTGAACGATGTATTTTTAAGATTACTTGATGAGGCCAGAGATTTAAAAGTTGACGATTTTGCTGATGTCCCATTAGATACAAGACATACTAAGGCAAAATATCTAAGGAAAAATAAGAGAGATTATAAGTTCCCTGACAGCTGGAAACGCCCTGAAGATGCTCCATTAAAATCTGTTGACttgattaatgaattgaaaacatcaattgaaaatgaatccACAATATAA
- the ARG82 gene encoding inositol polyphosphate multikinase (ancestral locus Anc_8.371), with the protein MVRYKELNHKAAGHDGTLTDEEGILVFKPATKQETNFYQAIQNTRNFNEEVSKTDNYDIPLIDWMPTFLGILDEGQASPPDNVHLLKDPNLDEATLKQLIKDTDNKDMRSKRYLVLENLLSTFRKPNVLDVKLGKILYDDNATKEKKERLTKVSNETTSGSLGFRICGMKIRKNKLTKGLSESYFENGNDGYISVNKFYGRSRTKENIKDAFEMYFADDELSSERRLKLKTTFFQRLQLFYNTLLNEEVRMFSSSLLFIYEGDSTIWDLRHDEDRILKSDFFDSDSDDESEDPLEDDEEIATDTAYKKSSLSSMHLIDFAHSRLTPSLGYDENIVDGVDNLLKVFEELQNHA; encoded by the coding sequence ATGGTCCGCtataaagaattgaatCATAAAGCAGCTGGGCATGATGGGACACTCACGGATGAGGAGGGTATTTTAGTCTTCAAACCAGCAACTAAACAGGAAACCAATTTCTATCAAGCTATTCAAAATACAAGGaatttcaatgaagaagTAAGCAAAACTGACAATTATGATATACCATTAATTGATTGGATGCCTACATTTCTCGGCATCTTAGATGAAGGGCAGGCATCGCCACCTGACAATGTTCATCTTTTGAAGGACCCAAATCTAGATGAGGCAACATTGAAGcaattaataaaagatACAGATAATAAAGACATGCGATCGAAACGATATCTAGTTCTAGAAAATCTTCTGAGTACGTTTAGGAAGCCGAATGTGCTTGATGTTAAATTGGGAAAAATCCTGTATGATGATAATGCAACTAAGGAAAAAAAGGAACGGTTAACGAAAGTTAGTAATGAAACTACATCTGGTTCTTTGGGATTTAGAATATGTGGAATGAAGATAAGGAAGAACAAGCTGACCAAAGGCTTAAGTGAATcctattttgaaaatggaaatgatGGATACATTTCTGTCAATAAATTTTACGGGAGAAGTCGaacaaaggaaaatattaaggATGCATTTGAGATGTATTTTGCCGACGATGAATTATCCAGTGAAAGAAGGTTGAAGCTCAAGACAACTTTTTTTCAGCGACTGCAGTTATTTTATAACACTTTGTTGAATGAAGAAGTAAGGATGTTTTCTAGTAGTCTCCTCTTTATATATGAAGGTGATTCCACTATCTGGGATCTTCGACACGATGAGGACAGAATATTGAAGTCcgatttctttgattctgattctgatgatgaaagtGAAGACCCACtcgaagatgatgaagagatTGCGACTGATACAGCATACAAAAAGTCTTCACTAAGTTCAATGCATTTAATAGATTTTGCACATTCAAGACTTACACCTTCTTTGGGTTACGACGAAAACATTGTTGACGGGGTCGATAATTTACTTAAggtatttgaagaattgcAAAATCACGCATAG
- the NCAS0B03170 gene encoding uncharacterized protein, with protein MLYFQEPTTTCLKRFGQILFGVEGRTYISRALKSAGDPSLQVHGDNLILSQKFLGPRKEGDHVKACLVITAKDILVFVEGKSDLKFVIEDSLQNMHDVLSFIYLWQTTMKLKKGLFIENLAKHKWCFSKHYGKEDVTRFYRSHSRFCSINDMLEVKGMLTETERFTLNVDSCSILEIADVTENRFTRNNGFVEVVDDLLAKGVGLILTFHEPILKKIFKLFSSQVSASLLFRRVLFVLLLLHEALFSDEWFRTLKTLSVSESCNLLHTYASSRPTKWNCSWVMLYLMSCSVLNISPQGISSNAMFTEILSNVSRRFIQVKVVSPCWYVHFETT; from the coding sequence ATGCTCTATTTTCAAGAACCTACGACTACATGTTTAAAAAGATTTGGTCAAATACTCTTTGGTGTAGAGGGGAGGACTTATATTTCAAGGGCTCTCAAATCAGCAGGAGACCCTTCCCTTCAAGTACATGGGGATAACCTTATTCTAAGCCAAAAATTTTTGGGGCCAAGAAAAGAGGGAGATCACGTAAAGGCATGCCTTGTGATAACTGCAAAAGATATCTTAGTATTTGTTGAAGGAAAATCTGACTTAAAATTTGTTATTGAGGACTCACTACAAAACATGCATGACGTTTTGAGCTTCATATACCTTTGGCAAACAACTATGAAGTTAAAAAAAGGAttgtttattgaaaatttagcAAAGCACAAATGGTGCTTTTCAAAACACTATGGAAAGGAGGACGTAACCCGTTTCTACCGCTCCCATTCAAGATTTTGCTCTATTAATGATATGCTAGAGGTCAAGGGCATGCTGACAGAAACAGAAAGATTTACTTTAAATGTTGATTCTTGTTCAATATTAGAGATTGCAGACGTGACCGAAAACAGGTTTACCCGTAACAATGGTTTTGTTGAAGTTgttgatgatttattggCAAAGGGAGTGGGATTGATCCTAACTTTTCATGAGCCAATTCTcaaaaagatatttaaattattttcatcacAAGTGTCAGCATCCCTTCTTTTTCGTAGAGTACTGTTTGTACTACTGCTCTTACATGAGGCTCTGTTCTCAGATGAATGGTTCAGAACACTGAAAACACTGTCTGTATCAGAATCCTGTAATTTGCTACATACATATGCTTCTTCACGTCCAACAAAATGGAACTGTTCTTGGGTCATGTTGTACTTAATGTCATGCTCGGTACTAAATATCTCACCACAGGGAATAAGCTCGAACGCTATGTTCACAGAAATACTTTCAAATGTATCCCGTAGGTTTATACAGGTTAAAGTAGTCAGTCCTTGCTGGTATGTGCATTTTGAGACTACCTGA